The following are encoded in a window of Castanea sativa cultivar Marrone di Chiusa Pesio chromosome 5, ASM4071231v1 genomic DNA:
- the LOC142635093 gene encoding uncharacterized protein LOC142635093: MAWCLVSDFNIIRYPNERLGCEYFSPTLFAFSDFIENNSLVDLPLEGASFTWFRDSGLPSMSRIDKALVSLEWEEHFENVSQRMLPRILSDNCPLLLEAGVVRRGRSAFKFENMWLKTEGFVDRVKQWWDGYSFEGSPSFFLAQKLKALKANLKKWNREKFTDLAFRKKNKLTELMWLDVREELVGLSDEDQI, encoded by the coding sequence ATGGCATGGTGTCTAGTAAgtgattttaatattattaggtaCCCAAATGAGAGACTTGGCTGTGAGTATTTTAGCCCTACTTTGTTCGCATTCTCAGATTTTATAGAGAATAATTCTTTAGTTGATTTACCTTTAGAGGGGGCCTCCTTCACTTGGTTTAGAGATTCTGGTCTTCCCTCTATGTCAAGAATTGACAAGGCTTTGGTTTCTCTTGAGTGGGAGGAGCACTTTGAGAATGTATCCCAACGGATGCTTCCTCGTATTCTTTCAGACAACTGCCCTCTTCTGTTGGAAGCTGGTGTTGTTCGGCGTGGTCGAAGTGCCTTTAAATttgagaacatgtggttaaAAACTGAGGGCTTTGTTGATAGAGTTAAGCAATGGTGGGATGGTTACAGTTTTGAGGGTTCTCCAAGTTTCTTCTTGGCGCAAAAATTGAAGGCTTTAAAAGCAAACTTAAAAAAGTGGAACAGGGAGAAGTTTACTGATTTGGCTTTTAGAAAGAAGAACAAGCTGACTGAGCTGATGTGGTTAGATGTGAGAGAGGAGCTAGTGGGTCTTTCAGATGAGGATCAGATTTAG